One genomic segment of Pedobacter endophyticus includes these proteins:
- a CDS encoding AsmA family protein, with protein MTAQNRNKLWVWIGSIVGGLILILAFAAMYISAHLKPIVSEKIKDGVYNGSHHLYKIDFKSINLNVITGSLALRDVTLKYDTAVFDSLKLMKLAPAHTFEVKLKKLQITRVGLLTAYFKKRINVNEIRLDKPSINMIFNKVPKEKDTIKPEKSLYEQISKTFKSVRIHSVRIVDADFDYINRSGAKKTKNSVKHLDISVKDFLLDSLSGNDTSRFYYTKDVSFQLAGYKSVTKDKMYSMKVDTISGSAASKKITVKGFKLTPLYDELTFARKYTIQKDRYDLAFSKIEFNGVDFIGLNTDQKLHARALKIGPANVEVFMSRESPAPANLDKGRNYPHMALKRLKLPIKIDTVKLTNVDVRYAEYNPASKKTGAVEFKSVTGDIVNVTNDSVKLAKNNHAVADLNTLLMGSGKMNVKIDFNLTDKNAAFTYSGSLGKFDFKKLNSLAKNLGLVEIESGNVQRVNFKATGNLRSASGSISMLYTNLKVKLLSDNIDGEGTKEKGFLSFLANAVLVKDQNPLKGEAPRTATMTNTRINSASFFNLMWKTVFVGIKDIVGVGIVPEKNPVKQQKVIAKKIREQKREDRREARRAKRAKN; from the coding sequence ATGACAGCACAGAACAGAAACAAACTTTGGGTATGGATTGGCAGCATTGTGGGTGGATTGATTTTGATCCTGGCGTTTGCCGCAATGTATATTAGTGCCCACCTAAAGCCAATTGTAAGCGAAAAAATTAAGGATGGGGTTTACAATGGCTCGCATCACCTCTATAAAATAGATTTTAAAAGTATCAATCTGAATGTAATTACGGGGAGTTTAGCCCTCCGCGATGTTACCCTGAAGTACGATACAGCGGTATTTGATAGTTTAAAGCTGATGAAGCTTGCGCCAGCACACACTTTTGAAGTAAAGCTAAAAAAGCTTCAGATAACGCGTGTTGGCCTGTTAACTGCTTATTTTAAAAAGCGCATTAATGTGAACGAAATCCGCCTGGATAAGCCTTCGATCAACATGATTTTTAACAAGGTACCGAAAGAGAAGGACACGATTAAGCCAGAAAAGTCGCTTTACGAGCAAATCTCCAAAACATTTAAATCCGTTCGCATACATTCGGTTAGAATTGTCGATGCTGATTTTGATTACATTAACAGAAGCGGAGCAAAGAAAACGAAAAATTCGGTGAAGCATCTCGATATTTCGGTTAAGGATTTTTTGCTCGATTCTCTATCCGGAAATGACACTTCGCGATTTTACTACACCAAAGATGTTTCTTTTCAATTAGCTGGTTATAAATCGGTTACGAAAGACAAAATGTACTCGATGAAAGTAGATACGATTTCGGGATCGGCGGCATCGAAAAAAATTACCGTAAAAGGATTTAAGCTAACGCCGCTTTATGATGAGCTAACCTTTGCCCGAAAATACACTATTCAGAAAGACCGGTACGATCTTGCTTTTAGTAAAATTGAATTTAATGGCGTAGATTTTATTGGGCTGAACACGGATCAGAAATTGCACGCAAGGGCATTAAAAATTGGGCCCGCAAATGTAGAGGTATTTATGAGCCGTGAGTCGCCTGCGCCTGCAAACCTCGATAAAGGGCGGAATTACCCACACATGGCCCTAAAGCGGCTTAAGCTTCCAATTAAGATCGACACAGTGAAGCTGACCAATGTTGATGTGAGGTATGCGGAGTACAACCCTGCAAGCAAAAAAACGGGTGCGGTTGAGTTTAAATCAGTAACCGGCGATATTGTAAATGTGACCAACGACAGTGTTAAGCTTGCGAAGAACAACCATGCGGTAGCAGATTTGAATACGCTGCTAATGGGATCAGGCAAAATGAACGTAAAGATCGATTTTAACTTAACGGATAAAAACGCTGCATTTACTTATAGCGGTAGCCTGGGCAAATTCGATTTTAAAAAGCTGAACTCATTGGCAAAAAATCTGGGTCTTGTTGAAATTGAAAGTGGCAATGTGCAACGTGTAAATTTTAAGGCGACAGGTAATTTGCGCTCCGCCTCTGGCTCAATAAGTATGTTGTATACCAATTTAAAGGTGAAATTGTTATCGGATAACATTGATGGTGAAGGAACTAAAGAAAAAGGATTTCTGTCGTTCCTGGCAAACGCGGTGTTGGTAAAGGATCAAAATCCATTGAAAGGAGAGGCGCCCCGAACTGCAACAATGACGAATACGCGAATCAATTCGGCATCGTTCTTCAACCTAATGTGGAAAACGGTTTTTGTGGGCATAAAAGACATTGTTGGCGTTGGAATAGTTCCGGAGAAGAACCCGGTTAAGCAGCAAAAAGTAATCGCCAAAAAGATCAGAGAACAAAAGCGCGAAGATCGGCGGGAGGCCAGAAGGGCGAAAAGAGCGAAGAATTGA
- a CDS encoding sigma-54 interaction domain-containing protein, producing MDTQNIKQRFGIIGNSPLLNRAIDIASQVAPTDMSVLITGESGSGKEVFSHIIHQMSARKHGAFIAVNCGAIPEGTIDSELFGHEKGSFTGAHEARKGYFEVANGGTIFLDEVAELPLGTQARLLRILESGEYLRVGSSKVQKTDVRIIAATNVDVYNRVKNGKFREDLYYRLNTVPLRIPALHERKEDIYLLFRKFAADFSDKYRSPGLHLEQDAVNILTNYSWPGNVRQLKNIAEQICVLEKDRNVTGQALLNYIPNEAGSNLPMTINSQSKEDFTERDILYKVLFDMKKDMVELKKLVAEIIQHGGNTATVLADNPQYINQLYRDVELPAGQEHAFTIQHHTPGNNVNNNNNSDYFAHDAEEVEESLSLVDKESDLIKKALKKHKGKRKFAAQELGISERTLYRKIKELNL from the coding sequence ATGGATACACAAAATATTAAACAACGATTCGGGATTATCGGCAATTCGCCGCTCCTCAACCGTGCCATAGATATTGCAAGCCAGGTTGCCCCAACGGATATGTCGGTATTAATTACTGGCGAAAGCGGAAGCGGTAAAGAGGTTTTCTCGCACATTATCCATCAAATGAGTGCCCGCAAGCACGGCGCATTTATTGCCGTAAACTGCGGGGCCATACCAGAGGGAACGATAGATTCTGAACTTTTTGGACACGAAAAAGGCTCATTTACAGGCGCACACGAAGCCCGTAAAGGATACTTCGAAGTTGCAAATGGTGGTACCATCTTTTTAGATGAGGTTGCCGAATTGCCATTGGGGACACAGGCCCGTTTGTTAAGAATTTTAGAAAGTGGAGAATATTTAAGGGTAGGTTCATCTAAAGTTCAAAAAACCGATGTGCGTATTATTGCCGCCACCAATGTAGATGTTTATAACCGCGTAAAAAATGGCAAGTTCCGCGAGGATTTATATTACAGGTTAAATACCGTTCCCTTACGAATTCCAGCGCTGCACGAACGTAAAGAGGACATTTACCTGCTTTTTAGAAAGTTTGCTGCCGATTTTAGCGACAAATACCGCAGCCCCGGATTGCACCTCGAACAAGACGCTGTAAATATATTAACAAATTACAGTTGGCCAGGAAATGTGCGCCAGCTAAAAAATATTGCCGAGCAGATTTGCGTTTTAGAGAAAGATAGAAATGTGACCGGACAAGCGCTGCTAAACTATATTCCCAACGAAGCGGGAAGCAATTTGCCAATGACGATCAATTCTCAATCGAAAGAAGATTTTACAGAAAGAGATATTTTGTACAAAGTGCTTTTCGATATGAAAAAGGATATGGTTGAGCTTAAAAAACTGGTAGCAGAAATTATTCAGCATGGCGGCAATACCGCAACGGTTCTGGCCGACAATCCTCAATACATCAATCAGCTTTACCGGGATGTAGAATTACCTGCCGGACAGGAACATGCCTTTACCATTCAGCACCATACGCCAGGCAACAACGTAAACAACAACAACAATTCTGATTATTTTGCGCACGATGCAGAAGAAGTTGAAGAATCGCTGTCGTTAGTCGACAAAGAATCTGATTTGATTAAAAAGGCGTTGAAAAAACACAAAGGCAAGCGCAAATTCGCCGCTCAGGAGTTGGGCATATCCGAACGCACGCTCTACAGAAAAATTAAGGAATTAAATTTATAA
- a CDS encoding MiaB/RimO family radical SAM methylthiotransferase: MIDLQIQDKTHDEARQGEALILDAPVKADARKLYIESYGCAMNFADSEIVASILSETGFETTGDYHQADVIFINTCSIRENAETRVRNRLSQFGAEKRRNPKLIVGVLGCMAERLKSKFLEEERLVDVVVGPDAYRDLPNLIEQVESGHKAVNVLLSREETYADISPVRLNSNGITAFISITRGCNNMCSFCVVPFTRGRERSRDAHSIVAEARALFEAGYREVTLLGQNVDSYTWTPGALTNPSGERGNAELPNQPNGQVSPTGGDLEGALAGVVNFANLLEMVALVSPELRVRFSTSHPKDITDEVLHTIAKYDNICNYIHLPVQSGNTRVLELMNRTYTREWYINRIDAIRNIIPGCAISTDIIAGFCTETEEEHQETLSMMDYVQYDFAYNFTYSERPGTLAARKLEDDIPEEVKKRRLAEILAKQQAHSLMRLQEWVGKTVRVLIEGTSKKSDKDYCGRGDSGAMAIFPAVDNVKPGEYANVYIERCTSATLIGRIV, translated from the coding sequence ATGATTGATTTACAAATACAGGATAAGACGCACGATGAGGCAAGACAAGGTGAGGCTTTAATTTTAGATGCACCCGTTAAAGCCGATGCCCGTAAATTATATATCGAAAGTTATGGCTGTGCAATGAACTTCGCCGACAGTGAAATCGTTGCTTCTATACTTTCAGAAACAGGCTTTGAAACTACAGGAGATTACCATCAGGCAGATGTGATCTTTATAAACACCTGTTCCATTCGCGAAAATGCGGAAACAAGAGTTAGAAACCGATTATCGCAGTTTGGAGCTGAGAAACGCCGTAATCCAAAGTTAATTGTTGGTGTTTTAGGCTGCATGGCAGAACGTTTGAAATCGAAATTTTTAGAAGAAGAGCGTTTGGTGGATGTAGTTGTTGGGCCCGATGCCTACCGCGATTTGCCCAACCTAATTGAGCAGGTAGAAAGCGGACATAAAGCAGTTAACGTACTCCTGTCTCGCGAAGAAACCTACGCCGATATTAGTCCCGTTCGCTTAAACAGCAACGGCATCACCGCGTTTATTTCCATCACTCGCGGCTGTAATAACATGTGCTCATTTTGTGTGGTGCCTTTTACCCGTGGCCGCGAGCGTAGCCGTGATGCACACTCAATTGTAGCAGAAGCAAGGGCTTTGTTCGAGGCAGGTTACCGTGAGGTTACCCTACTCGGCCAAAACGTAGATTCGTACACCTGGACACCAGGGGCCCTCACTAACCCTTCCGGGGAGAGAGGGAACGCAGAGTTGCCTAACCAACCTAATGGGCAAGTCTCCCCTACAGGGGGAGATTTAGAGGGGGCTTTAGCCGGAGTTGTTAACTTTGCCAACCTTTTAGAAATGGTCGCTTTGGTAAGCCCCGAATTAAGGGTTCGGTTTTCCACCTCGCACCCAAAGGATATTACAGACGAGGTTTTACATACCATTGCCAAATACGATAACATTTGCAACTATATTCATTTACCGGTACAATCGGGCAATACCCGGGTACTGGAACTGATGAACAGAACCTACACACGCGAATGGTACATTAACCGCATCGATGCCATTCGGAATATCATTCCGGGTTGTGCCATCTCAACAGATATTATTGCGGGTTTCTGCACCGAAACTGAAGAAGAGCATCAGGAAACACTGAGCATGATGGATTATGTGCAATATGATTTCGCCTATAACTTTACGTACTCAGAAAGACCGGGAACGCTGGCAGCACGTAAGCTGGAAGATGATATTCCTGAAGAGGTGAAAAAACGCCGTTTAGCCGAGATATTGGCAAAACAACAGGCACACTCGTTAATGCGTTTGCAGGAATGGGTGGGCAAAACCGTTCGCGTTTTAATCGAAGGCACCTCAAAAAAATCTGACAAGGATTACTGTGGCAGAGGAGATAGCGGTGCAATGGCCATCTTTCCGGCGGTTGACAATGTAAAACCAGGCGAGTACGCAAATGTTTATATAGAAAGATGTACATCGGCCACGCTGATTGGAAGAATAGTTTAG
- the secG gene encoding preprotein translocase subunit SecG: MVTFLIILLIIACVALGLFVLIQNPKGGGLVTGGGSTNMFGVQRTGDVLEKGSWVLLVAIVILSLAITTVSKNSGGTAVGNSAIQERLNKTPSPSPLGNSLNTAKPAATTPAKTDTTKK; this comes from the coding sequence ATGGTAACCTTTTTAATCATTTTATTAATAATTGCGTGTGTAGCCCTAGGCCTATTTGTATTGATACAAAACCCTAAAGGCGGTGGCTTAGTAACAGGCGGCGGCTCTACCAACATGTTTGGTGTACAACGTACTGGCGATGTTTTAGAAAAAGGATCGTGGGTTTTGTTGGTTGCTATCGTAATATTATCACTGGCAATTACTACAGTTTCTAAAAATAGCGGCGGTACTGCAGTTGGCAATTCGGCAATTCAAGAGCGTTTAAACAAAACGCCGTCACCATCGCCACTTGGCAACAGCTTAAACACTGCAAAGCCCGCAGCAACAACACCTGCTAAAACAGATACTACAAAGAAATAA
- a CDS encoding LptE family protein, with the protein MVINKPKVAYLFQAAKLLSFFVVAALFSACSYKFSGASIPAEMKTVTVRVFENNAPLVVPTLSNSFTEAVKTRIRNQTRLAVVPNEGQAIFEGRITGYDIKPVALQGSSTPTAGANRLTITVAVKYTNTLDKPENKTSFEESFTRYFDFPLTGAPVQSLLPGAIDNINKQLTEDIFNRAFAQW; encoded by the coding sequence ATGGTGATTAACAAACCAAAAGTCGCTTACTTGTTTCAAGCGGCAAAATTACTTTCATTTTTCGTTGTCGCTGCATTATTCAGCGCATGCTCTTATAAATTTAGCGGCGCATCTATTCCCGCAGAAATGAAAACGGTAACCGTTCGCGTGTTCGAGAACAATGCACCATTGGTAGTGCCAACACTGAGCAATTCGTTTACAGAAGCCGTTAAAACAAGGATTCGCAACCAAACGAGGCTCGCCGTGGTACCCAACGAAGGGCAGGCAATTTTTGAGGGCCGAATTACGGGATACGACATCAAACCGGTTGCGCTGCAAGGCAGTTCGACCCCAACCGCCGGGGCAAACAGATTAACCATTACGGTTGCTGTTAAATACACCAACACGCTTGATAAACCCGAAAATAAAACCAGTTTCGAAGAAAGTTTTACACGATACTTCGATTTTCCGTTAACCGGGGCACCAGTTCAATCGCTTTTGCCAGGCGCAATTGATAATATAAACAAACAGCTTACCGAAGATATCTTCAATAGGGCTTTTGCTCAGTGGTAA